In Rhizobium sp. CIAT894, the following are encoded in one genomic region:
- a CDS encoding thiolase family protein gives MSYAYQPDEDWQPVVVAAYRTPIGRAFGSLSTITAEDLLAPIIRRLVAETGIAPDAIDDVLVGNAAGGGGNIGRLAALGAGLPMAVPGVAVDRQCGSGLEAIILAARLVQAKAGACYLAGGVESVSTAPWRVERPKSNGAVPRFYGRARFSPETIGDPEMGVAAENVARAFAISRQRQDEFALRSHRLAVAAAEAGLFQSEIVEISTGHGLVERDECPRPTTSIEALANLRPVFLADGSVTAGNACPVNDGACLVLVMSRGMARSRGMARSLGIEKGLAFIDSAAAGVDPNLLGIGPVASTAKLLQRQPGLSLSGVDAIEFNEAFAAQVLASLDQLDISADAVNREGGAIALGHPFGASGAILVTRLYSQLVRGDGWSPAATGLAMIGIGGGIGLTALFEAVSLS, from the coding sequence TTGTCCTACGCCTATCAGCCTGATGAGGATTGGCAGCCGGTCGTGGTTGCCGCCTACCGCACACCGATCGGCCGGGCCTTCGGATCGCTTTCGACGATCACCGCCGAAGACCTGCTTGCCCCGATCATCCGCCGGCTCGTTGCCGAGACAGGCATTGCACCCGACGCCATCGACGACGTGCTGGTCGGCAATGCCGCCGGCGGCGGCGGCAATATCGGCCGGCTGGCAGCCCTCGGCGCCGGCCTGCCGATGGCGGTGCCCGGTGTGGCCGTCGACCGGCAATGCGGTTCAGGGCTGGAAGCGATCATCCTCGCCGCCCGCCTGGTCCAGGCGAAGGCCGGCGCCTGCTATCTCGCCGGCGGCGTCGAGAGCGTCAGCACCGCGCCATGGCGCGTCGAACGGCCCAAGAGCAATGGCGCCGTGCCGCGCTTTTACGGCCGCGCGCGGTTCTCCCCCGAAACGATCGGCGACCCGGAAATGGGCGTCGCCGCCGAAAACGTCGCCCGCGCCTTCGCCATCTCGCGCCAAAGGCAGGATGAATTCGCCCTCCGCAGTCACCGGCTCGCCGTCGCGGCGGCCGAAGCGGGCCTCTTTCAGTCCGAGATCGTCGAAATCTCCACCGGCCACGGATTGGTGGAACGGGACGAGTGCCCGCGCCCGACGACATCGATCGAAGCACTGGCCAACCTCCGCCCCGTCTTCCTGGCCGATGGCTCGGTGACCGCAGGCAACGCCTGCCCTGTCAATGATGGCGCCTGTCTGGTGCTCGTCATGAGCCGCGGCATGGCCAGAAGCCGCGGCATGGCCAGAAGCCTCGGCATCGAAAAGGGCCTCGCCTTCATCGACAGCGCCGCCGCCGGCGTCGATCCCAACCTGCTCGGCATCGGCCCGGTCGCCTCGACCGCCAAGCTCCTGCAGCGCCAGCCCGGGCTCTCGCTCTCCGGCGTCGATGCCATCGAATTCAACGAGGCTTTCGCCGCCCAGGTTTTGGCATCGCTGGATCAGCTGGACATATCAGCCGATGCGGTCAACAGGGAGGGCGGCGCCATCGCGCTCGGCCATCCGTTCGGGGCATCAGGCGCAATTCTCGTGACCCGGCTCTACAGCCAGCTGGTCCGCGGGGACGGCTGGTCACCAGCCGCAACCGGCCTCGCCATGATCGGCATCGGCGGCGGCATCGGATTGACCGCACTGTTCGAGGCGGTCAGCCTTTCCTGA
- a CDS encoding SDR family oxidoreductase: protein MKIVIIGGTGLIGSKTVERLRSKGHEVLAASPNSGVDTITGKGLAEALVGAQVVLDLANSPSFEDKAVLEFFQTSGRNLLKAGAAAGVKHHIALSIVGMERLQDSGYMRAKKAQEDLIKSSGIPYTIVHSTQFHEFMAGIAQSGTSGQMVHLSPAYVQPIASDDVADVMAEVALAAPVNGTIEIGGPEKVRLTDIVTRLFKATNDPRQVISDPHARYFGVELEDNSLVTGPKARLGRIRFDDWLSRQPPQKKSA from the coding sequence ATGAAGATCGTCATTATCGGCGGCACCGGGCTCATCGGCTCGAAGACCGTGGAAAGATTGCGCAGCAAGGGGCATGAGGTATTGGCGGCGTCGCCGAATTCGGGCGTCGACACGATCACCGGCAAAGGCCTGGCGGAGGCGCTTGTCGGCGCGCAGGTGGTGCTCGACCTCGCCAACTCGCCCTCCTTCGAGGACAAGGCCGTCTTGGAGTTCTTCCAGACTTCGGGCCGCAACCTCCTCAAGGCAGGGGCTGCCGCCGGCGTGAAGCATCACATCGCGCTGTCGATCGTCGGCATGGAGCGGCTGCAGGACAGCGGCTACATGCGCGCCAAGAAGGCCCAGGAAGATCTGATCAAGAGCTCCGGCATCCCCTACACCATCGTGCACTCGACGCAGTTTCACGAATTCATGGCCGGCATCGCCCAGTCGGGCACATCAGGTCAGATGGTGCATCTGTCGCCCGCCTATGTCCAGCCGATCGCCTCGGACGACGTCGCCGACGTCATGGCCGAAGTGGCGCTCGCCGCGCCCGTCAACGGCACGATCGAGATCGGCGGGCCGGAGAAAGTCCGCCTCACCGACATCGTAACGCGCCTCTTCAAGGCGACGAACGATCCGCGCCAGGTGATTTCAGATCCGCACGCCCGCTATTTCGGCGTCGAGCTCGAAGACAATTCGCTGGTAACCGGGCCCAAGGCGCGGCTCGGCCGGATCCGCTTCGACGACTGGCTGAGCCGGCAGCCGCCGCAGAAAAAGAGCGCCTGA
- a CDS encoding cupin domain-containing protein encodes MLRKMIPAAALAIVLAAGTQAHAAGGDAKVRVVFDQKLPNVPGKSMRAVLVEYGPGGSSPGHTHPASAFIYATVLEGAITSKVNDGPEKVYKAGESFPEFPGDHHAVSKNASKTKPARLLAVFVLNTDETELTTDDK; translated from the coding sequence ATGCTCAGAAAAATGATCCCGGCGGCCGCGCTCGCCATTGTCCTTGCCGCCGGCACCCAGGCTCACGCCGCAGGCGGCGACGCGAAGGTTCGCGTCGTTTTCGACCAGAAGCTTCCCAATGTTCCCGGCAAGAGCATGCGGGCGGTGCTCGTCGAATATGGGCCGGGCGGCTCGTCGCCCGGCCATACGCACCCGGCCTCAGCCTTCATCTACGCCACCGTCCTCGAAGGGGCGATCACCAGCAAGGTGAATGACGGGCCGGAGAAGGTCTATAAAGCAGGCGAAAGCTTTCCCGAGTTTCCGGGCGATCATCACGCCGTCAGCAAGAATGCCAGCAAGACAAAGCCGGCTCGCCTGCTGGCGGTCTTCGTGCTGAATACCGACGAGACGGAGCTGACGACCGACGACAAGTGA
- a CDS encoding cystathionine gamma-synthase family protein encodes MTAPHPSKTHIGNHALHPETQMLNYGYDPELSEGAVKPPVFLTSTFVFNTAEDGRDFFDYVSGRREPPAGKGAGLVYSRFNHPNSEIVEDRLAVYERTESGALFSSGMAAIATTLLAFVRPGDAVLHSQPLYGGTETLLAKTFLNLGVAAIGFADGVSEGSVQKAAEEAMTKGRVSVILIETPANPTNSLVDVAMVRRVADAIGAKQGHTPIIVCDNTLLGPVFQRPIEHGADISLYSLTKYVGGHSDLIAGAVLGRKAVIKQVKALRGAIGTQLDPHSCWMLGRSLETLQLRMERANSNARAVADFLRDHPKVEKVHYLPYYEPDSPAGRTFAAQCTGAGSTFSFDIRGGQAASFKFLNALQVFKLAVSLGGTESLASHPAAMTHSGVPAEVRQRIGVLESTIRLSIGIEHPDDLIADLEMALQAA; translated from the coding sequence ATGACGGCCCCGCATCCTTCCAAAACTCATATCGGCAATCATGCACTGCATCCCGAAACGCAGATGCTGAACTACGGCTACGATCCCGAACTCTCGGAAGGGGCGGTCAAACCGCCGGTATTCCTCACCTCTACCTTTGTGTTCAATACGGCCGAGGATGGCCGCGACTTCTTCGATTACGTCTCGGGCCGCCGCGAGCCGCCTGCGGGCAAAGGCGCCGGTCTCGTCTATTCGCGCTTCAACCACCCCAATAGCGAGATCGTCGAGGACAGGCTCGCCGTTTACGAACGGACGGAGAGCGGCGCGCTGTTTTCCTCCGGCATGGCGGCGATCGCCACCACCCTGCTCGCCTTCGTGCGGCCGGGCGATGCGGTCCTGCATTCGCAGCCGCTTTACGGGGGAACGGAGACATTGTTGGCCAAGACCTTCCTCAATCTTGGCGTCGCCGCCATCGGCTTTGCCGACGGCGTCAGCGAGGGCTCGGTGCAGAAGGCGGCGGAGGAGGCGATGACCAAAGGCCGCGTCTCCGTCATCCTGATCGAGACGCCGGCCAATCCGACCAACAGCCTGGTCGACGTCGCGATGGTCCGGCGCGTGGCCGACGCCATCGGCGCAAAACAGGGACATACGCCGATCATCGTCTGCGACAACACCCTGCTCGGCCCTGTCTTCCAGCGGCCGATCGAGCACGGCGCCGATATCTCGCTCTATTCGCTGACCAAATATGTCGGCGGCCATTCCGACCTGATCGCCGGCGCGGTTCTCGGCCGCAAGGCCGTCATCAAGCAGGTCAAGGCGCTGCGCGGAGCGATCGGCACCCAGCTCGATCCGCATTCCTGCTGGATGCTCGGCCGCTCGCTGGAAACGCTGCAGCTGCGCATGGAGCGGGCCAACAGCAATGCGCGGGCCGTCGCCGATTTTCTGCGCGATCACCCGAAAGTCGAGAAGGTGCACTACCTGCCCTATTACGAGCCGGATTCGCCGGCCGGCCGGACTTTCGCCGCACAATGCACCGGCGCCGGCTCCACCTTTTCCTTCGATATCCGCGGGGGGCAGGCCGCCTCGTTCAAATTCCTGAACGCGCTGCAGGTCTTCAAGCTGGCGGTCAGTCTCGGGGGCACGGAATCGCTGGCGAGCCATCCGGCCGCCATGACGCATTCCGGCGTGCCCGCCGAGGTGCGCCAGCGCATCGGGGTGCTGGAATCGACGATCCGTCTGTCGATCGGCATCGAGCATCCGGACGATCTGATCGCCGACCTGGAGATGGCGCTGCAGGCGGCCTGA
- a CDS encoding YihY/virulence factor BrkB family protein, producing MADVLPLKRFSIAAAMMAAAVGAFVLIQARQVGSPVAAESGRAADDHGRNAAVPEAIPFPGLRDVFWRVFHEVLDDRVTLIAAGVTFYLLLALFPAMGALVALYGLVADPITISEHLRELSVLMPPGAFDLLADQIKELVNRRDSALGITFFVGLGIAFWSTHSGTLAIFDAMNVAYEETEKRGVVRLNLIALCFTLCAVLWTIVMVVFVGVMPVVLSYLRLDQFKEHMALLLRWPLLLLVVAVAVTSVYRFGPSREPARLRWMTWGAVLTTVAWAAMSLGFSFYLDHFANYNATYGTLGALIGFLVWIWLSVVILVIGAELNAELEHQTAKDTTTGAPLPMGARGAYVADTLGETVS from the coding sequence ATGGCAGATGTGCTTCCGCTCAAGAGGTTCTCCATCGCCGCCGCGATGATGGCCGCGGCGGTCGGGGCATTTGTGTTGATACAGGCACGGCAGGTCGGTTCGCCGGTCGCGGCGGAGAGCGGCAGAGCCGCGGACGATCATGGGCGCAATGCCGCCGTGCCGGAGGCGATACCATTCCCAGGTCTTCGCGACGTGTTCTGGCGCGTGTTCCATGAGGTGCTGGACGACCGGGTGACGCTGATCGCCGCGGGCGTCACCTTTTACCTGCTGCTGGCGCTGTTTCCGGCCATGGGCGCTTTGGTCGCTCTCTACGGGCTGGTCGCCGATCCGATCACCATATCGGAGCACCTTCGCGAGTTGTCGGTGCTCATGCCGCCGGGGGCCTTCGATCTTCTTGCCGACCAGATCAAGGAGCTCGTCAACCGGCGCGACAGCGCGCTCGGCATCACCTTCTTCGTCGGTCTCGGCATTGCGTTCTGGAGCACCCATAGCGGCACGCTGGCGATCTTCGACGCGATGAACGTCGCCTATGAGGAGACCGAGAAGCGGGGGGTGGTCCGGCTGAACCTGATCGCCCTCTGCTTCACGCTCTGCGCCGTGCTGTGGACGATTGTCATGGTGGTGTTCGTCGGGGTGATGCCGGTCGTGCTTTCCTATCTCCGGCTCGATCAATTCAAGGAGCACATGGCCCTCCTCCTGCGGTGGCCGCTGCTTCTGCTCGTCGTCGCGGTGGCGGTGACGTCCGTCTATCGCTTCGGTCCCAGCCGCGAGCCTGCCAGGCTCCGGTGGATGACCTGGGGCGCGGTGCTGACGACGGTCGCATGGGCCGCCATGTCCCTCGGCTTCTCCTTCTACCTCGATCATTTCGCCAATTACAACGCGACCTACGGCACGCTCGGCGCGCTGATCGGCTTCCTCGTCTGGATCTGGCTTTCCGTCGTCATTCTCGTCATCGGAGCGGAACTCAACGCCGAACTGGAACATCAGACCGCCAAGGACACGACGACGGGAGCCCCGCTGCCGATGGGTGCGCGCGGCGCCTATGTTGCCGACACTTTGGGCGAGACCGTCAGCTGA
- a CDS encoding IS110 family transposase, with the protein MHVLQAFMVGIDVSKAHVNVAVEGKRIVVRFDNDAAGRAALATAVAGAELVVVEATGGYEMPTVRTLMAAGIAVAVVNPRQIRDFARASGRLAKTDQVDARVIRHFARAMRPAQIPHIDDGRIALAALVTRRRQLVDMAVAEKNRLEHAPQAVAVLIGETLAALKAQLARVDAAIALAIEAEPDMAARRDLLLTVPGIGEVGAAVLIAELPELGGIDDKKLAALVGVAPMAHDSGTWRGQRHIAGGRATVRCALYMATLSAIRCSPAIKASYTRLRDAGKPPKVALVAAMRKLIIMINTILKRHTPWNEPQQHGC; encoded by the coding sequence ATGCATGTCCTGCAAGCTTTCATGGTCGGCATTGATGTCTCGAAGGCCCATGTCAATGTGGCTGTCGAGGGCAAACGCATCGTTGTCCGCTTCGACAACGATGCAGCAGGCCGGGCCGCGCTCGCGACGGCGGTGGCCGGCGCAGAGCTTGTCGTCGTCGAGGCCACCGGCGGTTACGAGATGCCTACCGTCAGGACACTGATGGCCGCCGGCATTGCCGTTGCCGTCGTCAATCCCCGCCAGATCCGCGATTTCGCCAGGGCCAGCGGCCGTCTGGCCAAGACCGATCAGGTCGATGCCCGCGTCATTCGCCACTTCGCCAGAGCGATGCGGCCGGCACAGATCCCCCATATCGACGACGGTCGCATCGCGCTTGCTGCCCTCGTCACCCGTCGCCGCCAGCTCGTCGACATGGCGGTCGCCGAGAAGAACCGCCTCGAACATGCCCCTCAAGCCGTCGCCGTGCTGATCGGCGAGACCCTCGCAGCCCTCAAGGCCCAGCTCGCCCGCGTCGATGCCGCCATAGCGCTCGCCATCGAGGCCGAGCCCGACATGGCCGCACGCCGCGACCTGCTGCTGACCGTGCCCGGCATCGGCGAGGTCGGCGCCGCCGTGCTCATCGCCGAACTGCCCGAACTCGGCGGCATCGACGACAAGAAACTCGCCGCCCTCGTCGGCGTCGCACCGATGGCCCACGACAGCGGCACCTGGCGCGGCCAGCGCCACATCGCCGGCGGCCGCGCCACCGTCCGATGCGCTCTCTACATGGCAACGCTCTCGGCCATTCGCTGCAGTCCAGCCATCAAGGCCTCCTACACAAGGCTGCGCGACGCCGGCAAACCGCCCAAGGTCGCCCTCGTCGCCGCCATGCGAAAACTCATCATCATGATCAATACTATCCTCAAAAGACACACACCCTGGAACGAGCCGCAACAACACGGTTGCTGA
- a CDS encoding GNAT family N-acetyltransferase: MHIRKAVSSDAEELSALLNEIIQAGGTTALETPLSAAEFADWFIDGEFPLVCHVAEHGQSLVGFQSLSLYGDPPKGVADIATFARMKPKTAGVGSALFPATRAAAKGFGLEFINATIRADNISGLGYYAKMGFETYDRLPQVPLQDGTPVDRIKKRFSLNARSPATPRS, from the coding sequence ATGCATATCCGAAAAGCCGTCTCCTCCGATGCGGAGGAGCTGAGCGCTCTCCTGAACGAGATCATCCAAGCGGGCGGAACGACAGCTCTGGAGACCCCACTGTCGGCTGCCGAGTTTGCCGATTGGTTCATCGACGGCGAGTTTCCTCTTGTCTGCCATGTTGCCGAGCACGGTCAGTCGCTGGTTGGTTTTCAATCGCTGAGCCTATACGGCGACCCGCCAAAAGGCGTCGCCGACATTGCGACCTTCGCCCGTATGAAGCCGAAAACCGCAGGCGTAGGCAGCGCGCTTTTTCCTGCGACCCGCGCGGCGGCAAAAGGGTTCGGGCTCGAATTCATCAATGCGACCATCCGGGCCGACAATATCAGCGGACTTGGCTATTACGCGAAGATGGGCTTTGAGACCTATGACAGACTGCCCCAGGTTCCGCTCCAGGATGGGACGCCTGTCGACAGGATCAAGAAACGTTTCAGCCTGAACGCCCGGTCCCCCGCGACGCCTCGCTCCTGA
- a CDS encoding RtcB family protein, with product MNAPSFIGRTSNIAGHAIRSVVARDEPEQSYAHSLADLAHALSTPEAMAEKKASLRAIATTPDFHPGKPVPVGVVADVEGAVLPHMIGSDIGCGMRMVVLDNVTSEQLSTPVLDRHLRHVFFQGGRDIALTGLDRHAILREGLPGLLDSLQRKSTGLLSKLDLSRVWADLERHSDSGVFACENIDVDFADYAQIDSDHRRDAILGTIGGGNHFVELGYVDQVADGTFARTAGLKPGSVVLVVHSGSLDFGQRVGTATRDRLKSDFKPGEDWRVLSREMRPDLYKRYMNGHANAVNAAFANRFFIGLAAIEAVARTLGQEIEHRLVYDAPHNTVWESGSVVRHRKGACPARGVGALGAGPYEWLGEPVILPGSMGDGTWLLAGCGSTDFLESSAHGAGRKLSRQEARSRGNTANALRVIGPVDPQSPSLQGRQDILAEIHARLKEEAPAAYKPVDSVVEPMVDAGMVTKVAKITPLVTVKG from the coding sequence ATGAACGCGCCATCATTTATCGGCCGCACCAGCAACATTGCTGGGCATGCCATCAGGTCAGTCGTAGCACGCGACGAGCCGGAACAGAGTTACGCGCACTCACTTGCGGATCTTGCGCACGCTTTGTCGACACCGGAGGCAATGGCTGAGAAGAAGGCCTCGCTGCGGGCTATCGCAACGACCCCTGACTTTCATCCCGGCAAACCGGTTCCCGTCGGCGTCGTCGCTGATGTCGAAGGCGCGGTTCTTCCGCACATGATCGGATCTGACATCGGCTGCGGGATGCGCATGGTCGTCCTCGACAATGTCACATCCGAGCAATTGTCGACGCCGGTGCTCGATCGTCATCTTCGCCATGTGTTCTTCCAAGGTGGCCGTGACATTGCGCTGACGGGATTGGATCGGCATGCGATCCTGCGCGAGGGGCTGCCCGGTCTCTTGGACAGCCTGCAACGGAAGAGCACCGGCCTGCTTTCCAAACTGGATCTTTCGCGAGTATGGGCCGATCTTGAACGCCATTCGGACAGCGGCGTTTTTGCCTGTGAAAATATCGATGTCGATTTTGCGGATTATGCTCAAATCGATAGCGATCACCGCCGTGACGCGATTCTAGGTACGATCGGCGGCGGAAATCACTTCGTCGAACTCGGCTACGTCGATCAAGTCGCAGATGGCACCTTCGCGAGAACCGCGGGCCTGAAGCCGGGCTCTGTCGTCCTTGTGGTCCACTCGGGCTCCCTCGACTTCGGGCAGCGAGTGGGCACGGCAACCAGAGACAGGCTGAAATCTGACTTCAAACCCGGCGAGGATTGGCGGGTACTCTCCAGGGAGATGCGACCGGATCTCTACAAGAGATACATGAACGGTCATGCGAACGCGGTGAACGCAGCATTCGCCAACCGTTTCTTCATCGGACTGGCGGCCATCGAGGCTGTGGCCAGAACGCTTGGACAGGAAATCGAACACCGTCTCGTCTATGACGCTCCCCATAACACGGTTTGGGAGAGTGGAAGCGTTGTGCGCCATCGAAAAGGCGCCTGTCCGGCGAGAGGTGTCGGCGCCCTTGGTGCCGGACCCTACGAATGGTTGGGCGAACCGGTCATCCTGCCCGGATCGATGGGTGACGGCACATGGCTGCTCGCCGGATGCGGATCAACCGACTTTCTGGAGTCGTCCGCCCACGGGGCGGGACGTAAGCTCTCGCGGCAGGAGGCACGCTCGCGAGGGAACACCGCCAATGCGCTGCGCGTCATCGGTCCGGTCGATCCGCAAAGTCCTTCATTGCAGGGGCGGCAGGATATCCTGGCTGAGATTCATGCGCGTCTCAAGGAGGAAGCGCCGGCCGCCTATAAGCCTGTCGATAGCGTCGTTGAGCCCATGGTCGACGCGGGCATGGTCACCAAGGTTGCGAAGATCACGCCGCTGGTGACGGTAAAGGGGTAA
- a CDS encoding sugar kinase — MPASDERKIILVVRPTRLDELIARYNTVQQAQFYVEHLGADFSDYLAEKKRYETAISEVEASLRAVARVQRLDRRYLASFVFGPDDVIVVLGQDGLVANTLKYLDGQPVLGVNPDPKRWDGLLLPFNPKSLPKVIGEALKNKRPIKHVSMAKVTLNTGAVIHAVNDLFIGPKSHVSARYILQSEEREERQSSSGIIVSTGMGSTGWLKSLYSGWRGAASALGLEPTDRTIDMSFAWDADYLRYFVREPFPSRTTGATIVAGLVSQDQPLTIVSEMPEHGVIFSDGIEADFLEFNAGTRAEVTLAERRGMLVM; from the coding sequence GTGCCGGCCTCTGACGAACGCAAGATCATCCTGGTCGTCAGGCCGACCCGGCTCGACGAGCTCATTGCCCGCTACAACACGGTGCAGCAAGCGCAGTTCTATGTCGAGCATCTCGGCGCCGACTTCAGCGACTACCTAGCAGAGAAGAAGCGATACGAAACGGCTATCTCAGAGGTTGAAGCCAGCCTGCGTGCCGTCGCCCGCGTCCAGCGTCTCGACCGCCGCTATCTCGCGAGCTTCGTCTTCGGCCCCGACGATGTCATCGTCGTGCTCGGCCAGGACGGGCTGGTCGCCAACACGCTCAAATATCTCGACGGGCAGCCGGTCCTCGGCGTCAACCCCGATCCCAAGCGCTGGGACGGCCTGCTGCTGCCCTTCAACCCGAAGAGCCTTCCGAAAGTCATCGGCGAGGCTCTGAAAAACAAACGGCCGATCAAACACGTCAGCATGGCCAAGGTGACGCTCAACACCGGCGCCGTCATCCACGCGGTCAACGATCTCTTCATCGGCCCGAAAAGCCATGTCTCGGCGCGCTATATCCTGCAGTCCGAAGAGCGCGAGGAGCGCCAGTCCTCCAGCGGCATCATCGTCTCGACAGGCATGGGCTCGACCGGCTGGCTGAAGAGCCTCTATTCCGGCTGGCGCGGAGCCGCAAGCGCGCTCGGCCTCGAACCCACCGACAGGACGATCGACATGTCCTTCGCCTGGGACGCGGATTATCTGCGCTACTTCGTGCGCGAACCCTTCCCGAGCCGCACGACCGGCGCCACCATCGTCGCCGGACTCGTCTCCCAGGACCAACCGCTCACCATCGTCTCCGAAATGCCGGAACACGGCGTGATCTTCAGCGACGGCATCGAGGCGGATTTCCTCGAGTTCAACGCCGGGACACGGGCGGAGGTGACGCTGGCCGAGCGGCGGGGAATGTTGGTGATGTGA
- a CDS encoding SPFH domain-containing protein, with translation MFGLRFIKTEPTQYVIQYQNGNAVREGAGLAFWHFSPSSSLVLVPTASVNDPFIFPLVTSDFQEVTVQGQITYRIAEPRRTAALLNFTLDRKGHYVSEDPQKLSTRVIDRVQVAMRAEVQTLSLKQVLASGEALVAGVAEALKKHPTIEALGLEILGLSLLAVMPKAETSKALEAHAREALLRQADEAIYSRRNAAIEQERTIKENEIATEITLENKRRQVREAQMEAERAVQERQLQIRREEMAGKIALEEQNRDLVMLAATNARAEADAQAYAMTAMMKSFEEADPKVLQALASVGMQPGQLMALAFRDLADNATKIGQLNVSPDLLREILQPQEGKDRAGL, from the coding sequence ATGTTCGGACTGCGCTTCATCAAGACGGAACCCACGCAATACGTCATCCAATATCAAAACGGCAATGCCGTGCGCGAGGGCGCGGGCCTTGCCTTCTGGCATTTTTCGCCTTCGAGTTCCCTCGTGCTGGTGCCGACGGCGAGCGTCAACGATCCTTTCATTTTTCCCCTGGTGACATCGGACTTCCAGGAGGTGACGGTGCAGGGCCAGATCACCTACCGCATCGCCGAGCCGCGCCGCACGGCGGCACTCTTGAATTTCACGCTCGACCGCAAGGGCCACTATGTCTCGGAAGATCCGCAAAAGCTTTCGACCCGGGTGATCGACCGCGTCCAGGTGGCGATGCGGGCCGAGGTGCAGACGCTATCGCTCAAGCAGGTCCTTGCTTCAGGCGAGGCGCTTGTCGCCGGTGTCGCGGAGGCGCTGAAGAAGCATCCGACGATCGAAGCGCTCGGCCTCGAAATCCTCGGCCTGTCACTGCTCGCCGTCATGCCGAAGGCCGAGACATCAAAGGCGCTGGAAGCGCATGCCCGCGAAGCGCTGTTGCGCCAGGCCGACGAAGCCATCTACAGCCGCCGCAATGCCGCGATCGAACAGGAGCGGACGATCAAGGAAAACGAGATCGCCACCGAGATCACCCTTGAGAACAAGAGGCGGCAGGTGCGCGAAGCCCAGATGGAGGCCGAACGCGCCGTGCAGGAACGGCAGCTGCAGATCCGCCGCGAAGAAATGGCCGGCAAGATCGCACTCGAAGAGCAGAACCGCGACCTGGTGATGCTGGCGGCGACCAATGCGCGGGCCGAGGCCGACGCCCAGGCCTATGCGATGACGGCGATGATGAAATCCTTCGAAGAGGCCGATCCGAAAGTGCTGCAGGCACTCGCCTCGGTCGGCATGCAGCCGGGCCAACTCATGGCGCTCGCCTTCCGCGACCTCGCCGACAATGCGACGAAGATCGGTCAGTTGAACGTCTCGCCCGATCTTCTCAGGGAGATCTTGCAGCCGCAGGAGGGCAAGGACCGTGCCGGCCTCTGA
- a CDS encoding NUDIX domain-containing protein produces MTTHDNDAYKPIATVDLAIFSLSPQGLAVLLVRRAGAPFSGDWALPGGWIHIDEDEDLEAAARRVLKEKTGVETPYLEQLQTTGSAGRDPRGWSISIVYIALLSADDVAARRDGMAGEAEWRAIEGEGVGFPIAFDHASLLREALGRIRSKVEYTNLPGHLLPARFTLSELQSVYESLLGRKLDKSAFRKRMAEADFLEPVEGEMRRASNRPAQMFRLKDAQSLVLFDRRI; encoded by the coding sequence ATGACCACACACGACAACGACGCCTACAAACCGATCGCGACCGTCGACCTCGCCATCTTCTCACTGTCGCCGCAAGGCCTCGCCGTGCTTCTGGTCCGGCGGGCAGGCGCCCCCTTTTCCGGCGACTGGGCTCTGCCCGGCGGCTGGATCCACATTGACGAGGATGAGGATCTGGAGGCTGCGGCTCGCCGGGTGCTGAAGGAAAAGACCGGCGTCGAAACGCCCTATCTCGAACAGCTGCAAACGACGGGAAGCGCCGGCCGGGACCCGAGGGGCTGGAGCATCAGTATCGTCTATATCGCGCTGCTTTCGGCCGATGATGTCGCAGCAAGGCGGGATGGGATGGCTGGGGAGGCCGAATGGCGCGCCATCGAGGGCGAGGGCGTCGGCTTTCCCATCGCTTTCGACCACGCATCCCTGCTCAGGGAAGCGCTCGGCCGCATCCGGAGCAAGGTCGAATATACGAACCTGCCCGGCCATCTGCTGCCGGCCCGCTTTACATTGAGCGAACTGCAATCGGTCTATGAAAGCCTTCTCGGCCGCAAGCTCGACAAATCGGCCTTTCGAAAGCGCATGGCGGAAGCCGATTTCCTGGAGCCGGTCGAGGGCGAAATGCGCCGGGCGAGCAATCGGCCCGCCCAGATGTTTCGCTTGAAGGACGCCCAGTCCCTGGTGCTTTTCGACCGGAGAATTTGA